One window of Rubrivirga sp. SAORIC476 genomic DNA carries:
- the rplT gene encoding 50S ribosomal protein L20, whose product MPRSKNLVASRRRRRKLLKLAKGYWGRRSNVHTVAKMSVEKGLQYAYRDRRARKRQFRRLWIARINAAARQNGTTYSRLISGLSKAGIPLNRKVLADLAVHDKAAFTAVVEQAAA is encoded by the coding sequence ATGCCCAGGTCAAAAAACCTAGTGGCCTCCCGTCGCCGTCGCCGGAAGCTGTTGAAGCTGGCGAAAGGCTACTGGGGACGCCGTAGCAACGTCCACACCGTTGCGAAGATGAGCGTTGAGAAGGGCCTCCAGTACGCCTACCGGGACCGCCGTGCGCGCAAGCGCCAGTTCCGCCGCCTCTGGATCGCCCGTATCAACGCCGCCGCCCGTCAGAACGGGACCACGTACTCGCGCCTGATCTCCGGCCTCAGCAAGGCTGGGATCCCGCTGAACCGGAAGGTCCTCGCGGACCTGGCGGTCCACGACAAGGCCGCCTTTACGGCCGTGGTCGAGCAGGCCGCGGCGTAA
- the rpmI gene encoding 50S ribosomal protein L35 produces MPKMKSNSGAKKRFSLTGTGRVKRNKAFASHILTKKSPKRKRNLRESTLVAPADEKRIKKLIAK; encoded by the coding sequence ATGCCGAAGATGAAGTCGAACAGCGGCGCCAAGAAGCGCTTCTCGCTGACCGGGACGGGTCGCGTCAAGCGCAACAAGGCGTTCGCCAGCCACATCCTGACGAAGAAGTCGCCGAAGCGGAAGCGCAACCTCCGCGAGTCGACCCTGGTCGCGCCCGCGGACGAGAAGCGCATCAAGAAGCTGATCGCCAAGTAG
- the infC gene encoding translation initiation factor IF-3, whose protein sequence is MPQPERSTIARRRSRRPEPKRREPDANINENIRAPQVRVVIDGEGQKGVMRTEEAIDLARSMGLDLVEISASSDPPVTKIMDFGKFRYEQQKKAKEQRKKQAHQGELKEVRFRPRTDDHDYDFKLKHAREFLEKGNKVKAWVQFRGRDIIYKDQGLDMLERFTEDLADIAKVDQAPTMEGRRMTTMLTPDKKG, encoded by the coding sequence ATTCCACAACCCGAGAGGTCCACCATAGCCCGACGTAGATCCCGCCGGCCCGAGCCAAAGCGCCGCGAGCCCGACGCCAACATCAACGAGAACATCCGCGCGCCTCAGGTCCGCGTCGTCATCGACGGCGAGGGACAGAAGGGCGTCATGCGCACCGAGGAGGCCATCGACCTGGCCCGCAGCATGGGCCTCGACCTCGTCGAGATCTCTGCCTCGTCCGACCCGCCCGTGACCAAGATCATGGACTTCGGGAAGTTCCGGTACGAGCAGCAGAAGAAGGCCAAGGAGCAGCGCAAGAAGCAGGCCCACCAGGGCGAGCTCAAGGAGGTCCGCTTCCGCCCGCGCACCGATGACCACGACTACGATTTCAAGCTGAAGCACGCCCGCGAGTTCCTCGAGAAGGGGAACAAGGTCAAGGCGTGGGTCCAGTTCCGTGGCCGCGACATCATCTACAAGGACCAGGGCCTCGACATGCTGGAGCGCTTCACGGAAGACCTCGCGGACATCGCCAAGGTGGACCAGGCCCCGACCATGGAAGGCCGCCGCATGACGACGATGCTGACGCCGGATAAGAAGGGCTAG
- a CDS encoding sulfotransferase, with protein sequence MDPHDTAAASDAGRGEIPHLIHIGYPKAGATFFKAWCESREDIAFTRRGFAGHAHIEDIPNDIVGPQPGLVVSSSEALVSVFSRHGRSPRSGWPTGDPPRMSTLAAGRQRQAETCAQLARLFPTAHILILVRGFEGAIRSLVAQRIKAGRPERWAWDPDANVQALKSYRMFMDYDRVIGLYEAAFGRERVTVLPYEMLRDDLEAYVQTLCRVGSLPYRPFDPGRVNASMPGHALAATTRLSAVVRPVLDRVPGPANRAASRAYARLLAVGPVRRALDLTGRVARATPLPDPLVPADALREAFAGCADSLVLRPEVAPYAAEYLATGR encoded by the coding sequence ATGGATCCACACGATACGGCAGCGGCCTCGGATGCCGGACGCGGAGAGATTCCGCACCTGATCCACATCGGGTATCCGAAGGCTGGCGCCACCTTCTTCAAGGCGTGGTGCGAGTCTCGGGAGGACATCGCCTTCACGCGGCGAGGGTTCGCAGGGCACGCGCACATCGAGGACATCCCGAACGACATCGTCGGCCCGCAGCCCGGCCTGGTGGTGTCGAGCAGCGAGGCCCTCGTGAGCGTCTTCTCGCGTCACGGGCGGTCCCCCCGGTCCGGCTGGCCGACGGGCGACCCGCCCCGGATGAGCACGCTGGCCGCGGGGCGACAGCGGCAGGCCGAGACGTGCGCGCAACTGGCCCGTCTCTTCCCCACGGCCCACATTCTGATCCTGGTGCGCGGGTTCGAGGGGGCCATCCGCTCGCTCGTCGCTCAGCGCATCAAAGCTGGCCGCCCCGAACGCTGGGCGTGGGACCCCGACGCCAACGTGCAGGCGCTCAAGAGCTACCGCATGTTCATGGACTACGACCGCGTGATCGGGCTGTACGAGGCCGCGTTCGGGCGTGAGCGGGTGACGGTGCTGCCGTACGAGATGCTGCGCGACGACCTGGAGGCGTACGTGCAGACGCTGTGCCGGGTCGGAAGCCTGCCGTACCGGCCATTCGACCCCGGGCGGGTCAACGCGTCCATGCCGGGGCACGCGCTGGCGGCGACCACGCGCCTGTCGGCCGTCGTGCGGCCGGTGCTGGATCGCGTGCCCGGGCCCGCGAATCGCGCCGCGAGCCGGGCATACGCGCGGCTGCTGGCGGTCGGGCCGGTGCGCCGTGCACTGGACCTGACGGGCCGCGTCGCGCGGGCGACGCCCTTGCCCGACCCCCTCGTCCCTGCCGACGCACTCCGCGAGGCCTTCGCCGGGTGCGCCGACTCCCTCGTCCTGCGACCCGAGGTGGCGCCCTACGCCGCGGAGTATCTCGCGACCGGCCGGTGA
- a CDS encoding alpha/beta hydrolase has protein sequence MIRLLFLSALLVGLSGCGPAKSLAVDVLGYSEASLQEENVRRDVAYLPDGDPKHRLNLFLPLADSVRATPWPVVMFVHGGGWTEGDRDFSFGGEDFYNNVGRYLAGHGIGTAVISYRLLPTTDWRSQVADVAAALAFVQDTIATFGGDPASVVLMGHSAGAQLSARVAYDPAVREAAGAMPVCGLVSVSGAALDLVDPATWETGTRFGYYSALFSPSNEDLDGPPETPYPWQVEASPVSYVTSDDPATLILYADGEAALFGTQAAALARALRAASVFHSTAVMPAFNHEVGVLNLSHPDRVVGPETLRFVRQRDC, from the coding sequence ATGATTCGACTCCTGTTTCTCTCCGCCCTCCTGGTCGGCCTCAGCGGCTGCGGCCCGGCCAAGTCCCTCGCCGTCGACGTGCTGGGGTACTCCGAGGCCTCGCTCCAGGAAGAAAACGTCCGCCGCGACGTCGCCTACCTGCCGGACGGCGACCCGAAGCACCGCCTCAACCTGTTCCTCCCCCTCGCCGACTCCGTGCGCGCGACGCCCTGGCCGGTGGTGATGTTCGTCCACGGCGGCGGGTGGACCGAGGGCGACCGCGACTTCTCGTTCGGCGGCGAGGACTTCTACAACAACGTCGGGCGCTACCTCGCCGGGCACGGCATCGGAACGGCGGTGATCAGCTACCGCCTTCTGCCGACCACCGACTGGCGGTCCCAGGTCGCGGACGTGGCGGCGGCGCTGGCGTTCGTGCAGGACACCATCGCCACATTCGGCGGTGACCCCGCCTCGGTCGTGCTGATGGGCCACTCGGCGGGCGCCCAACTGTCGGCACGCGTCGCCTACGACCCGGCGGTGCGCGAGGCCGCGGGCGCCATGCCCGTGTGCGGGCTCGTCAGTGTGAGCGGGGCCGCGCTCGACCTCGTGGACCCGGCGACGTGGGAGACTGGCACTCGGTTCGGCTACTACTCGGCCCTCTTCTCTCCGTCCAACGAGGACCTGGACGGGCCGCCCGAGACGCCGTACCCCTGGCAGGTCGAGGCCTCCCCGGTGAGCTACGTCACGTCGGACGACCCGGCGACGCTGATCCTCTATGCCGACGGCGAGGCGGCGCTCTTCGGGACCCAGGCCGCCGCGCTGGCCCGCGCGCTCCGCGCCGCGTCCGTCTTCCACTCGACGGCCGTGATGCCTGCCTTCAACCACGAGGTGGGCGTTCTGAACCTGAGCCACCCCGACCGGGTGGTTGGGCCGGAGACGCTCCGCTTCGTCCGCCAGCGGGACTGCTAG